A portion of the Candidatus Krumholzibacteriia bacterium genome contains these proteins:
- the gltX gene encoding glutamate--tRNA ligase: MSEIRVRFAPSPTGSLHLGGARTALFNWLFARNLGGNYVLRIEDTDRERSTAESEDQLIRSLRWLGLDWDEGPDCPGEHGPYRQSERMEIYRERAEDLLARGLAYRCFCSDEHLTAEREKAKVEKRDPVYDGRCAGIDPEEANRRAETEPHTLRFRMPQKDITIRDLVRGEVTFPAGMVGDFILLRKDGMPVYNFACAVDDGLMEISHVLRGEDHLSNSLRQVALYEAMNLPLPEFAHLSMILGEDRSKLSKRHGAVSVEAFREAGYPAEALLNALALLGWNPGDDRERMSLEEITEAFDIARVHKAAAVFDRDKLDWISGSWIRERSGEELQELARPHLPEEGERLPKILDVLKDRIHCFGDLPAEMESFRGDLPTPDEEAREWLKGAGDFLAALADALENREVDFKSLLKEVGKESGRKGKELFMPTRVALTGQTHGPDLGATAELLGRELVIERLRKARSHG; encoded by the coding sequence ATGAGTGAGATCAGGGTGAGATTTGCACCCAGCCCGACCGGGAGCCTGCATCTGGGCGGCGCACGCACGGCACTTTTCAACTGGCTTTTTGCCCGCAATCTGGGTGGAAACTATGTCCTCAGAATCGAGGACACCGACCGCGAACGCTCCACCGCAGAAAGCGAGGATCAACTGATTCGCTCCCTGCGCTGGCTGGGTCTCGACTGGGACGAAGGCCCCGACTGCCCCGGCGAACACGGTCCCTACCGGCAGAGCGAGCGCATGGAAATCTATCGGGAAAGGGCAGAGGATCTGCTGGCCCGGGGCCTTGCCTACCGCTGTTTTTGCAGCGACGAGCACCTGACCGCCGAAAGGGAAAAGGCAAAGGTAGAAAAGCGCGACCCGGTCTACGATGGCCGCTGTGCCGGGATCGATCCCGAAGAAGCGAATCGACGCGCGGAAACCGAGCCTCACACGCTTCGTTTCCGTATGCCGCAGAAGGACATCACCATCCGTGATCTTGTGCGGGGAGAGGTCACCTTTCCCGCAGGAATGGTCGGAGACTTCATTCTGCTGAGGAAGGACGGAATGCCCGTCTACAACTTCGCTTGTGCGGTCGATGACGGGCTGATGGAGATCAGCCATGTCTTGCGCGGCGAAGATCACCTCTCCAACAGCCTTCGGCAGGTGGCTCTTTATGAGGCGATGAATCTGCCGCTTCCCGAGTTCGCCCACCTTTCGATGATTCTCGGGGAAGATCGCTCCAAGCTGTCCAAGCGCCACGGTGCGGTCAGCGTGGAGGCTTTCCGGGAGGCGGGTTATCCTGCCGAAGCCCTTCTCAATGCCCTGGCCCTGCTGGGCTGGAATCCCGGCGATGACCGCGAGCGGATGAGCCTGGAGGAGATCACCGAAGCCTTCGATATCGCTCGTGTTCACAAGGCGGCCGCCGTCTTCGACCGCGACAAGCTCGACTGGATCTCGGGAAGCTGGATCCGGGAGCGTTCGGGGGAAGAATTGCAGGAGCTGGCCCGTCCCCACCTGCCCGAAGAAGGCGAGCGGCTGCCGAAGATTCTGGATGTACTCAAGGATCGCATCCACTGCTTTGGCGACCTGCCTGCAGAGATGGAATCCTTCCGCGGAGATCTGCCGACACCGGATGAGGAAGCTCGGGAGTGGCTCAAGGGTGCGGGGGATTTTCTCGCGGCCCTGGCCGATGCCCTCGAGAATCGGGAGGTGGACTTCAAGTCTCTTCTCAAGGAAGTGGGCAAGGAATCGGGGCGAAAGGGCAAGGAGCTTTTCATGCCGACACGGGTTGCCCTGACGGGGCAGACTCATGGTCCCGACCTGGGAGCCACGGCAGAACTGCTGGGCAGGGAGCTGGTCATCGAAAGACTGAGAAAGGCAAGAAGCCATGGGTGA
- a CDS encoding class I SAM-dependent methyltransferase: MGELSSWPSWEERYREQPVEDMPWYSTELDEDLLTALRSREISAGHILDIGTGPGTQALELARLGFEVTATDLSESAIEHCCQLPGQEDLEIDWRVDDILNSQLSPSFDFIFDRGCFHVFPPEKRSVYIRTLRVLLHSGGLLFLKTFDKKEPRPEGPQRFHPEELRELFQRDFEILGIEETVYQGKLQPPPLALFAVMRRR; encoded by the coding sequence ATGGGTGAACTGAGTTCCTGGCCGAGCTGGGAAGAGCGCTACCGTGAGCAGCCCGTGGAGGACATGCCCTGGTACTCCACGGAACTGGATGAGGATTTGCTCACCGCTCTCAGGAGCCGGGAGATCAGTGCCGGGCACATTCTGGACATCGGAACGGGGCCGGGCACTCAGGCCCTCGAGCTTGCCCGCCTCGGCTTTGAGGTCACGGCCACGGATCTTTCGGAGTCGGCCATTGAACACTGTTGCCAACTTCCCGGCCAGGAAGATCTGGAGATCGACTGGAGGGTGGACGACATCCTCAACAGCCAACTCAGCCCCAGCTTCGACTTTATTTTCGACCGGGGCTGCTTTCATGTGTTTCCTCCGGAGAAGCGCTCCGTCTACATCCGCACCCTGCGCGTTCTTCTTCACAGCGGAGGTCTGCTCTTTCTGAAGACCTTCGACAAGAAAGAACCTCGCCCCGAAGGCCCGCAGCGCTTTCATCCGGAAGAGCTCCGGGAACTCTTTCAGAGAGACTTCGAGATTCTGGGAATCGAGGAAACGGTCTATCAGGGGAAGCTTCAACCTCCTCCCCTTGCTCTCTTTGCCGTGATGAGGCGACGCTGA